A single Methanocaldococcus bathoardescens DNA region contains:
- a CDS encoding polyprenyl synthetase family protein: MLFDKNILQKIDEELKTYVDIDNNKLYNASKHLLFAGGKRIRPYLTVVTYMLKKDDIEEVLPAAAAVELIHNYTLIHDDIMDNDDERRGKPTVHVVFGEPMAILAGDLLYAKAFEAVSRIKDNKKAHEVLKILSKACVEVCEGQAMDMEFENYYPTMEEYLEMIRKKTGALLEASIEIGAVMAECNEEEREALKEYAKRIGLTFQIQDDVLDLIGDQKKLGKPVGSDIREGKKTIIVIHALKTLDEEKKKRLLEILGNKDIGDEEIKEAIEILKPSIEYAKELMKQKTEEAKNYLKIFDKNRRKVLENLADFIISRVY, from the coding sequence ATGCTCTTTGATAAAAATATATTACAAAAAATTGATGAAGAATTGAAAACTTATGTAGATATAGATAATAATAAGTTATATAATGCATCAAAACACCTCTTATTTGCTGGAGGGAAAAGGATTAGACCATATTTAACTGTTGTAACCTATATGTTAAAGAAGGATGACATTGAAGAAGTTCTTCCAGCTGCTGCAGCTGTTGAACTCATCCACAATTACACCTTAATACACGATGACATTATGGATAACGATGATGAAAGAAGAGGAAAGCCAACAGTTCACGTTGTTTTTGGAGAGCCGATGGCTATATTAGCTGGAGATTTATTATATGCTAAAGCTTTTGAAGCTGTTTCAAGAATAAAAGATAATAAAAAAGCTCATGAAGTTTTAAAAATCCTATCAAAGGCTTGTGTTGAGGTTTGTGAAGGACAGGCAATGGATATGGAGTTTGAAAACTACTATCCCACAATGGAAGAATACTTAGAGATGATTAGAAAAAAGACAGGAGCTTTATTAGAAGCTTCTATAGAGATTGGAGCAGTTATGGCAGAATGTAATGAAGAAGAAAGAGAGGCATTGAAAGAATATGCAAAAAGGATTGGATTAACTTTCCAAATACAGGATGATGTCTTAGATTTAATTGGAGACCAGAAAAAGTTGGGTAAGCCAGTTGGAAGTGATATAAGGGAGGGGAAGAAAACTATAATTGTTATCCATGCTTTGAAAACATTAGATGAAGAGAAAAAGAAAAGATTATTGGAAATTTTAGGAAATAAAGATATTGGAGATGAAGAGATTAAAGAGGCTATTGAGATATTAAAGCCATCAATTGAATATGCCAAAGAACTTATGAAACAAAAAACTGAAGAAGCTAAGAATTATTTAAAGATATTTGATAAAAACAGAAGAAAAGTTTTAGAAAATTTAGCTGACTTTATAATAAGTAGAGTTTATTAA
- a CDS encoding DUF2118 family protein translates to MRIPKLYVENADKHEGRKVVIENDGKVIRFLDRDEEYKGDGKVLYQVIYDDFDNYVLMGQVTRDMVIEYEVGGVKQINYIKKGTRLLEIPAEGYKVYPIVDFGCRILEGHRIAALQSRKGDIRFVNTPVNGIVLFLKEVPAKRENYVFYILPEEEIKFEEE, encoded by the coding sequence ATGAGAATCCCTAAACTATATGTTGAAAATGCAGATAAACATGAAGGTAGAAAGGTAGTTATTGAAAATGATGGAAAAGTTATAAGATTCTTAGATAGAGATGAAGAATACAAAGGAGATGGAAAGGTTTTATATCAAGTTATATACGATGATTTTGATAACTATGTATTAATGGGACAAGTAACGAGAGATATGGTTATAGAGTATGAAGTTGGAGGGGTTAAGCAGATAAACTACATCAAAAAAGGAACAAGATTATTAGAAATCCCTGCTGAAGGTTACAAAGTTTACCCAATTGTAGATTTTGGTTGCAGAATTTTGGAAGGGCATAGAATAGCTGCTTTGCAAAGTAGAAAAGGAGATATAAGGTTTGTTAATACTCCAGTTAATGGGATTGTGTTATTCTTAAAAGAAGTTCCAGCAAAGAGAGAAAACTATGTATTTTATATATTACCGGAAGAAGAAATTAAATTTGAGGAAGAGTAA
- a CDS encoding DUF749 domain-containing protein, protein MNNNDKMEFVATLISILTVKEALNSEMENFVRVRAAIDKRELKDDDKVAIFNINSTTSYQVFFIDKDTDIEKLKEEFKKMNVRLNYDSEQVLKRYIERLKK, encoded by the coding sequence ATGAATAATAATGACAAAATGGAGTTTGTTGCTACCCTAATCTCAATATTAACTGTTAAAGAAGCATTAAATAGTGAAATGGAAAACTTTGTTAGAGTTAGAGCAGCTATTGATAAAAGAGAGTTAAAAGATGATGACAAAGTGGCTATCTTTAATATAAATTCAACAACAAGTTATCAGGTATTTTTTATAGATAAAGATACGGATATAGAAAAATTGAAGGAAGAGTTTAAGAAGATGAATGTAAGACTTAATTACGATAGTGAGCAAGTTCTAAAAAGATACATTGAGAGGTTAAAGAAATGA
- a CDS encoding DUF2096 domain-containing protein has translation MRDARNLDKQWVVLSELSAELVNRGIKVPEIVFEKLRLANTLLSYYILDPHTSINILSNVERELNYVQSQLFSLCDTELTEKYLNKMIKAVRGELDVKFPLSKSNYNKEVRKRGKVESIRVKLQKEMQIERLSDLGEWHGVIFEYSDERDKVIIEGNIDRVKKALKDFAIMCKED, from the coding sequence ATGAGGGATGCGAGAAACTTAGATAAGCAGTGGGTTGTATTGTCTGAGTTATCAGCTGAATTGGTTAATAGAGGAATTAAAGTTCCTGAAATTGTTTTTGAAAAGCTTAGATTAGCTAATACTCTCCTTTCTTATTACATTTTAGACCCACATACCTCTATAAATATACTATCAAATGTTGAAAGAGAACTGAATTATGTTCAATCTCAATTATTTAGTTTGTGTGATACTGAATTAACTGAAAAATACCTAAATAAGATGATAAAGGCAGTTAGAGGAGAACTTGACGTCAAATTTCCATTAAGTAAAAGCAACTACAATAAAGAGGTTAGAAAAAGAGGAAAAGTTGAATCTATAAGAGTGAAGTTGCAGAAAGAAATGCAGATTGAAAGGCTAAGTGACTTAGGGGAGTGGCATGGGGTTATATTTGAATATAGTGATGAAAGAGATAAGGTAATTATTGAAGGTAACATAGACAGAGTAAAAAAAGCTTTAAAGGACTTTGCAATTATGTGTAAAGAAGATTAA
- a CDS encoding V4R domain-containing protein yields MTNAMKIIEMLRIIDNRAKFMGIKLTMMKNLLEKYKDNKELLKEVLKLTEGTRLHELILEAYPPLEELEKELREEEYKIKIASEEGGGEVEGEKEKREFCAFDGPVSLIAYTKEYLRKYYLGNNVTRIFYDIGKDYAIKLGINNYEDMINFMKEEFGETSIEKSEPLTIIVRNNKECKNCRASEPVCYLTAGFIAGCLENMVDRKYIVDVVEKKCQAVGDPYCLFITRKSIRLD; encoded by the coding sequence ATGACTAACGCGATGAAGATTATTGAAATGCTGAGAATTATTGATAATAGAGCGAAATTTATGGGTATTAAATTAACTATGATGAAAAACTTATTAGAAAAATATAAAGACAATAAAGAATTGTTAAAAGAAGTTTTAAAATTAACAGAAGGAACACGGCTCCATGAATTAATATTAGAAGCATATCCTCCTTTAGAAGAGTTAGAAAAAGAACTTAGAGAAGAAGAGTATAAGATTAAAATCGCTTCCGAAGAAGGGGGAGGGGAAGTTGAAGGAGAAAAAGAAAAAAGAGAATTTTGTGCTTTTGATGGTCCAGTATCTCTTATTGCATATACAAAAGAATATTTAAGGAAATACTATTTAGGAAATAATGTAACAAGAATTTTTTATGATATTGGTAAAGATTATGCAATTAAATTAGGAATTAATAATTACGAGGATATGATTAATTTTATGAAAGAAGAGTTTGGAGAAACAAGTATTGAAAAATCTGAACCTTTGACAATTATTGTTAGGAATAATAAAGAATGTAAAAATTGTAGAGCATCAGAACCGGTTTGTTATTTAACAGCAGGATTTATAGCAGGATGTTTAGAAAATATGGTGGATAGAAAATATATTGTGGATGTTGTAGAAAAAAAATGTCAAGCTGTTGGCGACCCATATTGTTTGTTCATTACAAGAAAATCAATAAGGTTAGATTAA
- a CDS encoding FIST N-terminal domain-containing protein, with protein MQLHKLYIHKKIKNPYEDGLEIGVEIKRKIGRPSLIIFITSVFDEEKLKMVFEGIKEYVSLDGLIGCSTGGTFVGNKYIKNDGVLILAFDRYYKYATTYKKIEKGAEETGKIVATDIKNTLREKYMYSLDVEDKFLGFIFFDWNANHEQEILDVLGKELGFPIVGGTAGDDGSFDKIFLIYKGNIVRDGCVFGVIGGKLKFDLIYGHGYEPTNIYARVTKAKGRVVYELDGKPAYQRYLEMISEYTKLPTKVIEKYLRINKKERLKYINFYLIHPLGFIDINGNAITTFLEDVDGNRLIFRRKIAEGSFLILMRTDLERQVKALSDKIRIIEKDYKNPLIFINECYGIEILKNPLYRKFEENPLPYFLEFYNDIKKIDKYVIGDNCIGWLSYGETISKDIMRFHNNLSFTGVVFGLEDICVNWKESLKNFNFTDEEIEVIVNLIYDELNIKELSEVTKIPIEKLRDILKNLEKRGIVGYIDITGKYYIDNLKEVLKKIDEELDFEYKIKKAGRERVLKIL; from the coding sequence ATGCAACTACATAAATTATACATTCACAAAAAGATAAAAAATCCTTACGAGGATGGGTTGGAAATTGGGGTAGAGATTAAAAGAAAAATAGGTAGGCCATCTCTAATAATATTTATTACATCGGTATTTGATGAAGAGAAATTAAAAATGGTCTTTGAAGGAATAAAAGAATATGTTTCCTTAGATGGACTTATTGGATGTTCTACGGGAGGGACATTTGTAGGAAATAAATATATAAAAAATGATGGTGTTTTAATTTTAGCTTTTGATAGATATTATAAATATGCAACTACTTATAAAAAAATAGAAAAGGGTGCAGAAGAAACAGGAAAGATAGTTGCAACAGATATTAAAAATACACTTAGAGAAAAATATATGTATTCATTAGATGTAGAAGATAAGTTTCTTGGATTTATATTTTTTGATTGGAATGCAAATCATGAACAAGAGATATTGGATGTTTTAGGGAAAGAGCTTGGCTTTCCAATTGTTGGAGGAACTGCGGGAGATGACGGTTCATTTGATAAAATTTTTTTGATATATAAAGGAAATATTGTTAGAGATGGCTGTGTTTTTGGAGTTATTGGTGGAAAATTAAAATTTGATTTAATTTATGGGCATGGATATGAGCCAACAAATATATATGCAAGAGTTACTAAGGCAAAGGGGAGAGTAGTTTATGAATTAGATGGAAAACCTGCTTATCAAAGATACTTAGAGATGATATCCGAATATACAAAATTACCAACAAAAGTTATTGAAAAATACCTAAGAATTAACAAAAAGGAAAGATTAAAATATATAAACTTTTATCTTATTCATCCATTAGGTTTTATTGATATAAATGGAAATGCTATAACTACATTCTTAGAAGATGTTGATGGGAATAGATTAATATTTAGAAGAAAAATTGCAGAAGGGTCGTTTTTAATATTGATGAGAACTGATTTAGAGAGGCAAGTTAAAGCACTTTCTGATAAGATAAGGATTATTGAAAAAGATTATAAAAATCCACTTATTTTTATAAACGAATGTTATGGAATTGAAATTCTTAAAAATCCATTATATAGAAAATTTGAGGAAAATCCCCTTCCATATTTCTTGGAGTTTTATAATGATATCAAAAAAATTGATAAATATGTTATTGGAGATAATTGTATTGGCTGGCTATCTTATGGAGAAACAATATCTAAGGATATAATGAGATTTCACAACAATCTATCATTTACTGGGGTTGTGTTTGGGTTAGAAGATATATGTGTAAATTGGAAAGAATCTCTAAAAAACTTTAATTTTACTGATGAAGAAATTGAAGTTATAGTTAATTTAATCTATGATGAGTTGAATATAAAAGAGTTATCAGAAGTAACAAAAATACCTATAGAAAAGCTTAGGGATATATTAAAGAATTTAGAAAAGAGGGGAATAGTAGGGTATATTGACATAACAGGAAAATACTATATAGATAACTTAAAAGAAGTATTGAAAAAGATTGATGAGGAACTTGATTTTGAATATAAAATTAAAAAAGCAGGAAGAGAGAGGGTATTAAAAATTTTATAA
- a CDS encoding IS6 family transposase, giving the protein MKLAIDVIKERIEEKKLFKRNRKSIEVKILAGLLYYLGLSLRKTSLFLSQFESISHESVRVYYHKIKEVLNKPEKTVRRLIAIDETKLKVGDKNIYVWSAIDVESKECLGVYISKTRNYLDTILFVRSILKFCSNKPKILVDGGKWYPWALQKLGLKFERVRFGLRNYVESFFSLLKRRTKTFSNRFPNNSKFDTVISWIKSFMMFYNWILSIT; this is encoded by the coding sequence ATGAAGCTCGCAATAGATGTAATAAAGGAGAGAATCGAAGAGAAGAAGCTTTTTAAGAGGAATAGGAAGTCGATAGAAGTTAAAATCTTAGCAGGGCTTTTATACTACCTCGGGTTATCGTTGAGGAAGACGAGTTTATTTCTCTCCCAATTCGAAAGTATAAGCCACGAGTCAGTTAGAGTTTATTATCACAAGATTAAAGAGGTTTTAAACAAGCCTGAGAAGACTGTAAGAAGGTTAATTGCAATCGACGAGACTAAACTAAAGGTCGGAGATAAGAATATTTACGTATGGTCTGCTATTGACGTTGAATCGAAGGAATGCTTGGGAGTTTATATATCAAAAACAAGAAATTACCTCGATACTATATTATTCGTTAGGAGTATATTAAAATTTTGCTCGAATAAGCCCAAGATTTTAGTCGATGGTGGAAAATGGTATCCGTGGGCATTGCAGAAGTTGGGCTTAAAATTTGAAAGAGTCCGATTCGGACTGAGAAATTATGTAGAAAGCTTCTTCTCACTACTCAAACGAAGAACAAAAACATTCTCCAACAGATTCCCAAATAATAGTAAGTTCGATACAGTTATCAGTTGGATAAAAAGCTTCATGATGTTCTATAACTGGATACTATCGATAACTTGA
- the mtrH gene encoding tetrahydromethanopterin S-methyltransferase subunit H: protein MFKFEKEQMVVEIGGRKIGGQPGEHPTALAGTIFYARHKIVEDPKKGIFDKAAAEDLINKQAEMEDITGNPALVQVFGGTPEALVNYIDFVAEIWDGPMLLDSTAKEARMAAAKRATEAGYADQCIYNSINVSIDDEEFQNLVESDLEASIILCFDPMDSTVEGKINVLLNGGKTADKGMLELAEKAGIKYPLIDVAVTPLGSGAGNAVRASFAVKAKLGMPVGSGIHNIPSAWDWLRTFRKQLRESGKAQLAKDVHHVCDIGANLIQVMAAGDFVLYGPIDNAQLAFPAVAMTDMVIAEAAKDMGISPVDSHPLNKLL from the coding sequence ATGTTTAAATTTGAAAAAGAACAGATGGTTGTAGAGATTGGAGGAAGAAAAATCGGAGGACAACCAGGAGAACACCCAACTGCTTTGGCAGGAACTATCTTCTATGCAAGACACAAGATTGTTGAAGACCCTAAGAAAGGTATATTTGATAAAGCAGCAGCAGAAGATTTAATCAATAAACAAGCAGAGATGGAGGATATTACAGGAAACCCTGCATTAGTTCAGGTATTTGGAGGAACACCTGAAGCATTGGTTAATTACATTGATTTCGTTGCTGAGATTTGGGATGGTCCAATGTTGCTTGACTCAACAGCAAAAGAAGCAAGAATGGCTGCTGCAAAGAGAGCTACTGAAGCAGGTTATGCTGACCAGTGTATTTACAACTCTATCAACGTTTCTATTGATGATGAAGAGTTCCAAAACTTAGTAGAAAGTGATTTAGAAGCATCAATCATCCTATGTTTCGACCCAATGGATTCAACTGTTGAAGGAAAAATTAATGTTCTCTTAAATGGTGGAAAAACAGCAGATAAGGGAATGTTAGAATTAGCTGAAAAGGCAGGAATTAAATACCCATTAATTGACGTTGCAGTTACACCATTAGGAAGTGGAGCAGGTAACGCGGTTAGAGCATCATTTGCTGTCAAAGCAAAATTAGGAATGCCTGTTGGAAGTGGTATTCACAACATTCCATCAGCATGGGACTGGTTAAGAACATTTAGAAAACAGTTAAGAGAGAGCGGTAAGGCACAGTTAGCTAAAGATGTCCACCACGTATGTGACATTGGAGCAAACTTAATCCAAGTTATGGCAGCAGGAGACTTTGTCCTTTACGGTCCAATTGACAACGCTCAGTTAGCATTCCCAGCGGTAGCTATGACAGATATGGTAATTGCAGAAGCAGCAAAAGATATGGGTATATCTCCAGTTGATTCACATCCACTTAACAAACTATTATAA
- the mtrG gene encoding tetrahydromethanopterin S-methyltransferase subunit MtrG, with protein MSEIPTVVTPTKDFKRLMEKLDELEEKVENTNAEIFQRAGKKVGRDVGIAYGLIIGTIISVVLPNLLNIMQLIMKMSQ; from the coding sequence ATGAGCGAAATTCCCACTGTTGTTACTCCTACAAAGGATTTTAAAAGATTAATGGAAAAACTTGATGAACTTGAAGAAAAAGTAGAAAACACAAATGCTGAGATATTCCAAAGAGCAGGTAAAAAAGTTGGAAGAGATGTAGGAATTGCTTACGGTTTAATTATTGGAACTATAATATCAGTTGTATTGCCTAATTTGTTGAATATAATGCAATTAATAATGAAAATGTCACAATAA
- the mtrA gene encoding tetrahydromethanopterin S-methyltransferase subunit A, producing MANKKSPAPGWPIVSGEYVVGNPESCVGVVTLGSHGLEQACIDAGAAIAGPCHTENLGIEKVVANYISNPNIRFMVLCGSEVQGHITGQCFKALWENGIGDDGGIIGAKGAIPFLENVDKEAVERFRRQIVEVVDLIDVEDTGKITQAIKECISKDPGAIDEDPMVIDLEGGGAKEGGEEEGFEIEGIPKVVEPDLEYCDKILDKLEYKVGLMTRDIGLSSGVFAKSTHGVIIGSVMAFVLVIIPVILKMLIG from the coding sequence ATGGCTAACAAAAAATCCCCAGCACCAGGATGGCCAATCGTCTCTGGGGAGTATGTTGTCGGTAACCCAGAGAGCTGTGTTGGAGTAGTAACACTTGGTTCCCACGGTTTAGAGCAAGCTTGTATCGATGCTGGAGCTGCTATCGCTGGACCTTGCCACACAGAAAACTTAGGTATTGAAAAAGTCGTAGCAAACTACATATCAAACCCAAACATTAGATTCATGGTTCTTTGCGGTTCAGAAGTTCAGGGACACATAACAGGACAGTGTTTTAAAGCATTATGGGAAAACGGTATCGGAGACGATGGAGGAATTATCGGAGCGAAAGGAGCTATCCCATTCTTAGAAAACGTTGATAAAGAAGCTGTTGAAAGATTCAGAAGACAAATAGTTGAAGTCGTTGACTTAATCGATGTTGAAGACACTGGTAAAATAACACAAGCAATAAAAGAGTGTATAAGCAAAGACCCAGGAGCTATCGATGAAGACCCAATGGTTATTGATTTAGAAGGTGGTGGAGCAAAAGAAGGTGGGGAAGAAGAAGGTTTTGAAATTGAAGGAATTCCAAAAGTTGTTGAACCTGATTTAGAATACTGTGATAAAATATTAGATAAATTAGAGTATAAAGTTGGATTGATGACAAGAGATATTGGATTATCATCAGGGGTCTTTGCAAAATCAACACATGGAGTTATCATTGGTTCAGTTATGGCATTTGTGTTGGTAATTATTCCAGTTATATTAAAAATGTTGATAGGGTGA
- a CDS encoding tetrahydromethanopterin S-methyltransferase subunit B encodes MEIVKVCPELDIVMEVNSGLVAEMRKDILVVDLIHVEERVQKLEKLVTALENSLDPRYSPLVSYPNRDGVYAISGYFKGIFFGFWITLAIMTLAIFTIIKLFPGLIQ; translated from the coding sequence ATGGAAATTGTTAAGGTATGTCCTGAACTTGACATTGTTATGGAAGTTAATTCTGGTTTAGTAGCGGAGATGAGAAAAGATATCCTTGTAGTTGATTTAATTCATGTAGAAGAAAGAGTTCAGAAGTTGGAAAAATTGGTTACTGCATTAGAGAATTCATTAGACCCAAGATACTCACCATTAGTTTCATATCCAAATAGAGATGGAGTTTATGCAATATCTGGTTATTTCAAAGGAATATTCTTTGGATTTTGGATAACATTAGCAATAATGACACTTGCAATATTTACAATAATTAAATTATTCCCAGGTTTAATCCAATAA
- a CDS encoding tetrahydromethanopterin S-methyltransferase subunit B gives MEIVKVCPELDIVMEVNSGLVAEMRKDILVVDLIHVEERVQKLEKLVTALENSLDPRYSPLVSYPNRDGVYAISGYFKGIFFGFWITLAIMTLAIFTIIKLFPGVNWYG, from the coding sequence ATGGAAATTGTTAAGGTATGTCCTGAACTTGACATTGTTATGGAAGTTAATTCTGGTTTAGTAGCGGAGATGAGAAAAGATATCCTTGTAGTTGATTTAATTCATGTAGAAGAAAGAGTTCAGAAGTTGGAAAAATTGGTTACTGCATTAGAGAATTCATTAGACCCAAGATACTCACCATTAGTTTCATATCCAAATAGAGATGGAGTTTATGCAATATCTGGTTATTTCAAAGGAATATTCTTTGGATTTTGGATAACATTAGCAATAATGACACTTGCAATATTTACAATAATTAAATTATTCCCAGGCGTCAATTGGTATGGTTAG
- the mtrC gene encoding tetrahydromethanopterin S-methyltransferase subunit MtrC, which yields MAHGGGGHAAELYPESQIFAAGVVLSLIGIYAAHFLSDYGLSMLIGGLLVSSACVAGANTVRKVAAYGLGTGVPSIGMVSLGMGTLAAVAGVLIPKALGITYLIAPILTLIIALVVGVIVGNLTVKPVGMKIPIMVRSMTFLSVAGALALLGFTTAYVGSLEPAAFVDGALNSGVMALAFIVAGMSILHPFNACLGPNESHKRTLTLAIACGLISWFVFSVVKLDVISMVVSIILWAIVYVKFVKMSFKDACAVLYTPEIPKKEE from the coding sequence ATGGCACACGGTGGAGGAGGTCATGCAGCTGAACTTTATCCTGAAAGCCAAATATTTGCAGCTGGTGTAGTTTTATCATTGATAGGTATTTATGCGGCACACTTCTTGTCAGATTACGGTTTGTCAATGTTAATTGGTGGATTGTTGGTTTCATCAGCGTGTGTTGCAGGAGCTAATACTGTTAGAAAAGTTGCTGCTTACGGTCTTGGGACTGGGGTTCCGTCAATTGGTATGGTTAGTTTAGGTATGGGAACATTAGCTGCAGTAGCAGGAGTTTTAATTCCAAAAGCTTTAGGAATTACCTATTTAATAGCCCCTATATTGACATTAATTATTGCATTGGTGGTTGGAGTTATAGTTGGTAACTTAACAGTTAAACCAGTAGGAATGAAAATTCCAATTATGGTTAGAAGTATGACTTTCTTGTCAGTTGCAGGGGCTTTAGCTTTGTTAGGATTTACAACAGCTTATGTTGGAAGTTTAGAACCAGCTGCATTTGTTGATGGAGCTTTAAACTCAGGAGTTATGGCTTTGGCATTTATAGTAGCAGGTATGTCTATATTGCACCCATTCAACGCATGTTTAGGGCCAAATGAAAGCCACAAAAGAACATTAACATTAGCAATTGCTTGTGGTTTAATAAGCTGGTTTGTCTTCTCAGTAGTTAAATTAGATGTTATATCAATGGTTGTTTCAATAATATTGTGGGCAATTGTATATGTGAAATTTGTTAAGATGTCATTTAAAGATGCATGTGCAGTTTTATACACTCCAGAAATTCCTAAGAAGGAGGAGTAA
- the mtrD gene encoding tetrahydromethanopterin S-methyltransferase subunit D: protein MDASLLISLAEITIAGAIINASVHFVPVGGAPAAMATSTGVGTGTTQLAAGAGFTGLMAAAVMASKVGIDGLGFLLILLSGAVGSMIMLGVTMLIGQLIYVFGVGVVPAADKCEIDPITKDPQKPYVTPGTTGHGVPTVCFVSGLIGAALGGLGGALAYIALINLGFTPAVAGMLAVGFFFINAVLASYNIGGTIEGFHDPKFKKMPNGVIASLVASLVCGIVAVAMAL, encoded by the coding sequence ATGGATGCAAGTTTGTTAATTTCATTAGCTGAAATAACTATCGCAGGGGCAATAATTAATGCAAGTGTTCACTTTGTTCCTGTCGGAGGAGCTCCAGCAGCAATGGCAACATCTACTGGGGTTGGGACAGGTACAACCCAGTTGGCAGCAGGGGCAGGTTTTACAGGATTAATGGCAGCAGCTGTAATGGCCTCAAAAGTTGGAATTGATGGTTTAGGATTTTTGTTAATCTTATTATCAGGAGCTGTTGGTTCAATGATTATGCTTGGAGTAACAATGTTGATTGGACAGTTAATCTATGTATTTGGAGTTGGAGTTGTTCCTGCTGCAGATAAGTGTGAAATCGACCCTATAACAAAAGACCCACAAAAACCTTATGTTACACCGGGGACTACAGGACATGGAGTTCCAACAGTTTGTTTTGTTAGTGGTTTAATAGGGGCTGCTTTAGGAGGTCTCGGAGGGGCTTTAGCTTACATTGCATTGATAAACCTTGGATTCACCCCAGCAGTTGCTGGAATGTTAGCAGTAGGGTTCTTCTTTATAAATGCAGTTCTTGCTTCATACAACATTGGAGGTACTATTGAAGGTTTCCACGACCCAAAATTCAAGAAAATGCCAAATGGGGTTATTGCTTCATTAGTGGCTTCATTAGTTTGTGGAATAGTTGCAGTAGCAATGGCATTATAA
- the mtrE gene encoding tetrahydromethanopterin S-methyltransferase subunit E, with protein MDATLIALGALALSGALATVAGCAEDVESDVGSQSNPNSQVQLAPQMGNIHRYFNKAISGEPVSYGLYVAVAGTVAYAIMQMGVAPILALILGAGVAAFVHGAYAISAYLGRIVGQSKNFGQPVYWDIVMSHIGPIVGHGFIAVFCMVLMAYLANAVLGNPFPLPLIALIFGITVGAIGSSTGDVHYGAEREYQKYPFGGGVPVANHGDIDVKAEYGLRNGMDSSYFCVRVGGVLTGLCFGLIVFLDGWRGVIGDVLQGGNVISASIISIVVGLIIVALLAIANRKVEVFARNKYGPYTK; from the coding sequence ATGGATGCAACACTAATTGCCCTCGGGGCTCTTGCCTTAAGTGGAGCATTAGCGACAGTTGCTGGTTGTGCAGAAGATGTAGAGTCTGATGTTGGTTCTCAGTCAAACCCAAACTCACAGGTTCAGTTAGCTCCACAAATGGGGAATATACATAGATACTTTAACAAGGCTATATCAGGGGAGCCAGTTTCTTATGGTTTGTATGTTGCAGTTGCAGGGACAGTTGCTTATGCCATTATGCAAATGGGAGTAGCTCCAATTTTAGCGTTGATTCTTGGTGCAGGGGTTGCTGCTTTTGTTCATGGAGCTTATGCAATTTCAGCATACTTGGGTAGAATTGTAGGGCAGTCAAAGAACTTTGGACAGCCTGTTTATTGGGATATTGTAATGAGCCACATAGGCCCAATTGTTGGACATGGTTTTATTGCTGTATTTTGTATGGTTTTAATGGCTTACTTAGCTAATGCTGTATTAGGGAATCCATTCCCGTTACCATTGATTGCATTGATATTTGGGATTACTGTTGGGGCAATTGGTTCATCAACTGGAGACGTTCACTATGGTGCTGAAAGAGAGTATCAGAAATATCCATTTGGAGGAGGAGTACCTGTTGCTAACCATGGAGATATTGATGTTAAAGCAGAATACGGTTTAAGAAATGGAATGGATTCATCATATTTCTGTGTTAGAGTAGGAGGAGTTTTAACCGGTTTATGCTTTGGTTTGATTGTTTTCTTAGACGGATGGAGAGGAGTAATTGGGGATGTATTACAAGGAGGAAATGTTATTTCAGCATCAATTATCTCAATAGTCGTTGGTTTAATAATTGTAGCTTTATTAGCTATAGCAAATAGAAAGGTTGAGGTCTTTGCAAGAAACAAATACGGTCCATATACAAAGTAA